GTACATGACTTCCATCTTCTTCTGGTGCTAAATAACCATCATCTTTTACTTCAAAACCTTTTGGAGGTAATTCCCATCCTGTTGGTTCATCAAACATTACTTCCTCTCCGTTTTCGTTGATTAATTTATCTGTAATCGGATTAAAATCTAAACGACCTGCAATTGCAATAGCTGCTGTTAATTCTGGTGAAGCAACAAAAGCATGTGTATTTGGGTTACCATCTGCACGCTTTGCAAAGTTTCTATTAAAAGAGTGAACAATACTGTTTTTTGGTGCATTTTTTGGATCATCATAACGCGCCCATTGCCCAATACATGGTCCACAAGCGTTTGTAAAGATCTTTGCATCTAACTTTTCGAAGATGCCAATAATACCATCTCTATCTGCTGTATATCTTACTTTCTCCGAACCAGGATTAATTCCTAATTCCGATTTCATTTTTAATCCTTTGTCAATTGCTTGTTGCGCAATTGAAGAAGCTCTCGATAAATCTTCGTAAGAAGAGTTTGTACAAGAACCTATTAATCCCCATTCTACTTTTAATGGCCAATCGTTAGCGTTTGCAGCTTTAGTCATATCTGCACCTGCTTCTGTAGATAAATCTGGTGTAAAAGGTCCGTTTAATAAAGGGCCTAATTTAGATAAATCAATTTCTATAACTTGGTCAAAATATTGCTCTGGGTTAGCGTAAACTTCAGCATCGCCTGTTAAATAGTCTTTTACTTGATTTGCAGCATCTGCAACATCACTTCTATCTGTAGCACGTAAATAACGTTCCATAGATTCATCATACCCAAAAGTAGAAGTAGTTGCTCCTATTTCTGCTCCCATGTTACAAATTGTACCTTTACCTGTACAAGACATAGAAGTTGCTCCTTCTCCAAAATATTCTACAATTGCACCTGTACCTCCTTTTGCAGAAACAATACCAGCTACTTTTAAAATAACATCTTTTGGCGCTGTCCAACCAGAAAGTTTTCCGGTTAACTTTACCCCTATTAATTTAGGAAACTTTAATTCCCAAGCCATACCCGCCATAACGTCTACAGCATCTGCACCACCAACACCAATGGCAACCATACCTAAACCACCAGCATTTACTGTGTGAGAATCTGTACCAATCATCATTCCTCCTGGAAATGCATAATTTTCTAATACTACTTGGTGAATAATTCCTGCTCCTGGTTTCCAAAAACCTAATCCGTATTTGTTAGAAACGGATTCTAAAAAGTTAAAAACTTCATTACTTGTATTTAGAGCAGATTGTAAATCCATACTTGCTCCGTTTTTAGCTTGAATTAAATGATCGCAGTGCGTAGTTGTAGGAACAGCTACTTTACTTTTACCTGCTTGCATAAATTGTAGTAATGCCATTTGCGCAGTGGCATCTTGCAATGCAATTCTATCTGGAGCAAAATCTACATAGTCTTTACCTCTTACAAATGCTTTATTGGATGTTTTATCCCATAAATGCGAGTACAGAATTTTTTCTGCTAAGGTTAAAGGTTTACCGGTTAGTTTACGAGCAGCATCAACACGTTCTACAACGTTTGAATATACTTTTTTGATCATATCAATATCAAAAGCCATAAGTTTTTATATTTTTTTTGTTATTATAATTTGTGTATCACAAGATACAAAATATTTTATTGTTTTAATATCGATTTACCGCTTAGAGAAGTTTTAATGCTGATAGTGAAATAGAAAATTTTGATTGTAAATAGTTGTTTTGGGTTAGGGATTGAAATGGAAATCCTTTTTGTGAAGTATGAACAAAAAGATTGTAATAAAAAGCCCGACCACGTCTTTTTTTGACGTGGTAACCCCCTAAAAGAAAAATATGTGGAAATGGGTTACCAAAATAAAATATGGAGCATAAAAAAAGCCTGAATCATTGATTCAGGCTTTTAAATTATAATATACTAATTATTTATGCTCTCACTAATAATTTATGAGGAGGCGTAAATTGTGTAAGGTTAATTCCTTTTACTGCAGCTTTGTATTCTGCTAAATTAGGTGTTCTACCTAAAATTGTAGATAATACGACTACTGGTGTTGATGAAAGTAAAGATTCTCCTTTTTTCTCTCCAGAATCTTTTACAACTCTTCCTTGAAATAAACGTGTAGAAGTTGCCATTACAGTGTCTCCTGGTTCTGCTTTTTCTTGGTTCCCCATACAAAGGTTACAACCAGGGCGCTCTAAATATAACATGTTTTCGTATCCTGTACGTGCAACTGCTTTAGGTGCGCTATCATCGAATTCGAAACCTGAGTATTTTACTAAAACATCCCAATCTCCTTCTGCTTTTAATTCATCTACAATATTGTAAGTAGGTGGCGCAACTACTAAAGGTGCTTTAAATTCTACTTTACCATATTGAGCTTCTACATTTTTAAGCATCTGAGCTAATATTTTCATATCGCCTTTGTGTACCATACAAGATCCAACAAATCCTAAATCTACTTGTTTTGTTCCTCCGTAATAAGACAATTGTCTAATAATATCATGTGTATATCTTTTAGAAACATCTGCATTGTTTACATCTGGATCTGCAATCATTGGCTCTTCGATTAAATCTAAATCGATAACAACTTCTGCTGCATATTTTGCATTTGCATCTGGTGTTAAAGCTGGTTTTTCACCAGATTTAATTTCTGCAATTCTTTTATTAGCGATATCGATTAATCCTTGAAGAACGTTTAAGTGATTGTCCATTCCTTTATCAATCATTATCTGAATTCTACCTTTTGCAATTTCTAAAGATTCTATTAAAGTAGCGTCTTCAGAAATACAGATAGAAGCTTTTGCTTTCATCTCTGCAGTCCAATCTGTAAATGTAAATGCTTGATCTGCTGTTAAGGTTCCAATATGCACCTCAATGATTCTTCCTTGAAAAACATTATCTCCACCAAACTGCGTAAGCATTTGTTGTTGCGTTGCATGCACAACATCACGGAAATCCATATATTCTGCCATGTTACCTTTAAAAGTAACTTTTACAGACTCTGGAATTGGCATTGAAGCTTCTCCTGTTGCAAGTGCTAATGCTACAGTACCAGAATCGGCACCAAAAGCAACACCTTTAGACATTCTTGTATGAGAATCTCCACCGATAATAATTGCCCAATCATCAATTGTAATATCATTTAAAACTTTATGAATTACATCTGTCATTGGCTTGTATTTGTTTTCTGGATCTCTTGCGGTAATTAATCCGAAGTCATTCATAAATTTCATCAATCTAGGAATGTTTGCTTTTGATTTATTATCCCAAACAGAAGCTGTATGACAACCAGATTGGTAAGCACCATCTACAATTGGAGAAATAATGGTTGCAGCCATCATTTCTAATTCTTGAGAAGTCATTAAACCTGTAGTGTCTTGAGAACCTACAATGTTAACTTCTACACGAACATCTGAACCTGCATGTAATGTTTTTCCTGGCGTAGTACCAACGGCATTTTTATTAAATATTTTTTCTACAGCAGTTAACCCTTGCCCTTCAATAGAAATTTCTTTTGATGGTGCATAAACAGGCACTACATCTATACCTAATACTTTAGATGCAAATGTTTGTAATTTTTTACCAAATACAACAGCGTAAGAACCACCTGCTTTCATAAACTCCATTTTTTGTGGTGTAAATGCTGCAGAAATATCTTTTAATTCTGTATCTCCGTTATATAGTTTTTTCTCTTTTGTATTAATTGTAAGGACTGTACCTGTTGCTACAGAATACTCTTCTTTTAATACTGGATCTCCATTTTCATCACGAATAGTGTTGCCTTCAGCATCTTTTTGTTGTACCCAGTTTTTAAGGTCTAAACCAATACCACCTGTTACACCAACCGTAGTTAAGAAAATTGGTGAAATTCCGTTTGTACCAGCAATTACCGGAGCAATATTTATAAATGGTACATATGGGCTAGCTTTAATACCTGTCCATAACGCTACGTTATTTACACCAGACATTCTAGAAGACCCAACACCCATTGTTCCTTTTTCTGCAATTAACATCACACGTTTATCAGGATGTTGTGCTTGTAAAGCTTTTAATTCTGCTTGTTGTTCTTTATTATGTTCGAATAAACATTGACCATGTAATTCTCTATCTGAACGAGAGTGTGCATCACCACCTGGAGATAATAAATCTGTAGAAATATCACCTACTCCTGCGATAAATGTAACAACATCTATTTTTTCTTCTATTTCTGGTAATTTTGTAAAAAACTCTGCATTTGCGTAACTTTCTAACAACTCTTTGGCAATAGCACTACCAGCTTTATAAGCAGCTTCTAAACGAGCCATATCTGCCTCATAAAGGAAAACTTGCGTTTTTAAAACTTCTGCAGCATCTTTTGCAATAGCAATATCATTACCTAAAGCTAAGTCTAATAGTACTTCTATAGAAGGTCCACCTTTCATATGTGCTAATTGTTCAAAAGCAAAAGAAGGTGTAATTTCTTTAACGATTGATTGACCTAAAATAATCTCCTTTAAAAATTTAGCCTTTACACCAGCAGCACTGGTTGTTCCAGGTAAAACATTATAGATGAAAAAATTTAGAGAATCTTCTCTATATTCATTATCTAAATCTTTAATTTGTTCAATGATTTTGCTTAATAATTCTGCACCATCAATTGGCTGCGGATGAAGTCCTTGTTCTTTTCGTTCTTCTATCTGCTTAAGGTAATCTTTATAAATACTCATGAAAGAAATCTTTAGTTACTGTACACATTTTAACCATCTTCATATTAAAAGGAATACTGTAAAAGTTGTTTGTAAATTTTAGTGTGACAAACTTACATTTTTTAAATTAAAATTAAAAGATAAATAATAGATTGCGCTAATTAATGAATAAAAAAAAATTATTAGCCAAAACACTGATTTTTAATCAATAAAAAGAAGATTTTATTGATTAATTATGAAGATTTTATAAATATATAGAAAATGCAGACTAATAAGCCGAATCCTGTACCTTAAAAAGGCTCTTATCATTTATCTAGTTCTAAAATTGCTCTTAGAATCAATCTGCCTACCCTTTAGAATCGAGCGAGTAGCTCTCAAGCTCTAATATACATGGCATTGCACCTCATAGAGTTTACCTGGTTTCACTACAGCCTAACTGTACATTCTTTCTGTTGCACTGGTCCTCAGCTCTCGCTGGACGGATGTTATCCGCTATGATACTCTTTGGTGTCCGGACTTTCCTACTTGTAAACACAAGTCGATAAGATAAGTCTGCAATTTCTATATTATTTTATAAACTTTTCTATAATCATAAAAAAACCCACTCATAAATGAGTGGGAAAAATTGCTATGAAAAAGAAAAAGTGTTGCTGATAAAATCAACAACACTGCAAATATATATTAAATAATAATACCAAAAACTATTTTAATAAAAAATAGTTATTTTTTATTAAAAATTAACATTATTTTATGAAAACATGTCTTTTACTTTCTCAAAAAACGACTTGTCTGATTTGTTAGGACTTGGTCTAAAGTTCTCGTTTTCAGACATTTTATCAAAAAACTGTTTTTGTTCTTTGTTTAATTCTTGTGGCGTCCAAACATTAATATGAATTAAGAAATCTCCCGTACCATAACGTTCTATACTTGGTAAACCTTTTCCTTTTAATCTTAAAATTTTACCAGATTGTGTACCAGCATCAATTTTAATTTTCACTTTACCTGTAACAGTTTCAACCTCTTTACTTGTTCCTAAAACAGCTTCAGAAAAATTAATATACAAGTCATAATGTATATTAGTACCTTCTCTTTTTAACGTTTCGTGTGGTATTTCTTCTATTAAAACTAATAAATCTCCTGCAATAGAATTTTTACCAGGAGCTTCATTACCCTTTCCTCCTACTTTTAATTGAACACCTTCTGTAACTCCTTCTGGAATATTGATAGAAACCGTTTCTTCTTTTACGATTAAACCCTGTGCATCTGCACCTGCTGGTTTACTATTCATAATTTCTCCTGCACCACCACAAGTACTACAAGTAGTAGCGGTTTGCATTCTTCCTAAAATAGTATTGGTAACTCGCATTTGCTGACCAGAACCATTACAAGTAGTACACGTTTTATAGGTAACACCTGCTGCCTGAACTTTACGTCTAACTTTTACTTTCTTCTCAACACCTTTGGCTATTTCTTCTAAAGTAAGTTTTACACGAATTCGCATATTACTACCTTTAACTCTAGCTTGTCTTTGGCCACCTCCATTAAAGCCTCCAAAACCACCACCAAAGCCGCCGCCTCCGCCGCCAAAAATATCACCGAACTGACTGAATATGTCATCCATATTCATACCGCCACCGCCGAAACCACCGCCTCCACCTTGAGGACCGTCAAAAGCGGCATGACCATATTGATCATAACGTGCTTTTTTGTTTTCGTCGCTTAAAACTTCATAAGCTTCTGCAGCTTTTTTAAAGTTTTCTTCAGCAGTTTTATCATCAGGGTTTTTATCTGGATGATATTTAATTGCCATTTTTCTGTACCCTTTCTTAATTTCTGCTTGGGTTGCAGATTTAGAAAGACCTAATATTTCGTAAAAATCTTGTTTTGCCATTTTTATTTCAATTATCAATTAACAGTAATCAATGATCAATGGTAATTGTACATTGTTAATTGTAATTTATTGTCCGATTACCACTTTTGGATAACGAATAATTTTATCTCCTAATTTGTATCCTTTTTCTACACAATCAATTACTTTACCTTTTAAATCTTCTGATGGAGCAGGAATTTGTGTAATAGCTTCATGAATTTCTGCATCGAAAGTATCACCAGCTTTTGTTTCTACTTTAGAAAGTCCTTTTAACTCTAAAGTATTATAGAATTTCTGATAAATTAACAACACTCCTTTTCTTAATTCTTCTGCTTCTTTATCTTCTTCGATATGTGTCAGTGCACGCTCAAAATCGTCAATAATTGGCAGTAAAGATGTCATTAATTCTTGTCCAGCAGTTTTAAACAATTCTATTCTTTCCCTAGATGTTCTTTTTTTATAGTTTTCGAACTCTGCAAATAGACGTAAAAACTTGTCTTTTTCAGTCTGAATTAATTCTTCTGCTGTAGGCTCTTCTTTTACAACTTCCGCCTCAACTTCTTGATTTTCTTCAACTTGAGCAGTTTCTTGCTCATTTATTAGTTCTTCTTCTTTAATGTTATCTTTCTTACTCATTATCTTTGTAGTCGTTAAAATGTCTTTAAATAAAAAGCAAAAACGTTGCCAACAAAAAAATAGTGTCAAACTGACACTATTTTTTATTTCTTTAAATTTTAACATGACCCCAATTTTCACCTGTTTTAATTCTGTGAATTTGCATATCCGAAACTCCAAACCGTTTAGCAATCATAGTAATTCTAGTTCTTTTATTTTTTAATTGCTTT
The nucleotide sequence above comes from Polaribacter butkevichii. Encoded proteins:
- a CDS encoding bifunctional aconitate hydratase 2/2-methylisocitrate dehydratase, encoding MSIYKDYLKQIEERKEQGLHPQPIDGAELLSKIIEQIKDLDNEYREDSLNFFIYNVLPGTTSAAGVKAKFLKEIILGQSIVKEITPSFAFEQLAHMKGGPSIEVLLDLALGNDIAIAKDAAEVLKTQVFLYEADMARLEAAYKAGSAIAKELLESYANAEFFTKLPEIEEKIDVVTFIAGVGDISTDLLSPGGDAHSRSDRELHGQCLFEHNKEQQAELKALQAQHPDKRVMLIAEKGTMGVGSSRMSGVNNVALWTGIKASPYVPFINIAPVIAGTNGISPIFLTTVGVTGGIGLDLKNWVQQKDAEGNTIRDENGDPVLKEEYSVATGTVLTINTKEKKLYNGDTELKDISAAFTPQKMEFMKAGGSYAVVFGKKLQTFASKVLGIDVVPVYAPSKEISIEGQGLTAVEKIFNKNAVGTTPGKTLHAGSDVRVEVNIVGSQDTTGLMTSQELEMMAATIISPIVDGAYQSGCHTASVWDNKSKANIPRLMKFMNDFGLITARDPENKYKPMTDVIHKVLNDITIDDWAIIIGGDSHTRMSKGVAFGADSGTVALALATGEASMPIPESVKVTFKGNMAEYMDFRDVVHATQQQMLTQFGGDNVFQGRIIEVHIGTLTADQAFTFTDWTAEMKAKASICISEDATLIESLEIAKGRIQIMIDKGMDNHLNVLQGLIDIANKRIAEIKSGEKPALTPDANAKYAAEVVIDLDLIEEPMIADPDVNNADVSKRYTHDIIRQLSYYGGTKQVDLGFVGSCMVHKGDMKILAQMLKNVEAQYGKVEFKAPLVVAPPTYNIVDELKAEGDWDVLVKYSGFEFDDSAPKAVARTGYENMLYLERPGCNLCMGNQEKAEPGDTVMATSTRLFQGRVVKDSGEKKGESLLSSTPVVVLSTILGRTPNLAEYKAAVKGINLTQFTPPHKLLVRA
- the dnaJ gene encoding molecular chaperone DnaJ; amino-acid sequence: MAKQDFYEILGLSKSATQAEIKKGYRKMAIKYHPDKNPDDKTAEENFKKAAEAYEVLSDENKKARYDQYGHAAFDGPQGGGGGFGGGGMNMDDIFSQFGDIFGGGGGGFGGGFGGFNGGGQRQARVKGSNMRIRVKLTLEEIAKGVEKKVKVRRKVQAAGVTYKTCTTCNGSGQQMRVTNTILGRMQTATTCSTCGGAGEIMNSKPAGADAQGLIVKEETVSINIPEGVTEGVQLKVGGKGNEAPGKNSIAGDLLVLIEEIPHETLKREGTNIHYDLYINFSEAVLGTSKEVETVTGKVKIKIDAGTQSGKILRLKGKGLPSIERYGTGDFLIHINVWTPQELNKEQKQFFDKMSENENFRPSPNKSDKSFFEKVKDMFS
- a CDS encoding aconitate hydratase → MAFDIDMIKKVYSNVVERVDAARKLTGKPLTLAEKILYSHLWDKTSNKAFVRGKDYVDFAPDRIALQDATAQMALLQFMQAGKSKVAVPTTTHCDHLIQAKNGASMDLQSALNTSNEVFNFLESVSNKYGLGFWKPGAGIIHQVVLENYAFPGGMMIGTDSHTVNAGGLGMVAIGVGGADAVDVMAGMAWELKFPKLIGVKLTGKLSGWTAPKDVILKVAGIVSAKGGTGAIVEYFGEGATSMSCTGKGTICNMGAEIGATTSTFGYDESMERYLRATDRSDVADAANQVKDYLTGDAEVYANPEQYFDQVIEIDLSKLGPLLNGPFTPDLSTEAGADMTKAANANDWPLKVEWGLIGSCTNSSYEDLSRASSIAQQAIDKGLKMKSELGINPGSEKVRYTADRDGIIGIFEKLDAKIFTNACGPCIGQWARYDDPKNAPKNSIVHSFNRNFAKRADGNPNTHAFVASPELTAAIAIAGRLDFNPITDKLINENGEEVMFDEPTGWELPPKGFEVKDDGYLAPEEDGSHVQIAVKEDSERLQLLEPFTPLGNNLTGVKLLIKAFGKCTTDHISMAGPWLRYRGHLDNISNNCLIGAVNAFGKKTNFVKNQLTGEFGGVPDTARAYKAAGVKSIVVGDHNYGEGSSREHAAMEPRHLGVAAVLVKSFARIHETNLKKQGMLGLTFNNEADYDLIQEDDTFNFVDLNEFAPNKPLTIDVVHADGSKDTIIANHTYNQGQIDWYNEGSALNLIKKENAK
- a CDS encoding nucleotide exchange factor GrpE, encoding MSKKDNIKEEELINEQETAQVEENQEVEAEVVKEEPTAEELIQTEKDKFLRLFAEFENYKKRTSRERIELFKTAGQELMTSLLPIIDDFERALTHIEEDKEAEELRKGVLLIYQKFYNTLELKGLSKVETKAGDTFDAEIHEAITQIPAPSEDLKGKVIDCVEKGYKLGDKIIRYPKVVIGQ